The DNA sequence TGTCAAGGCCAGGATCTAGAAGTCGGATTGTTTTGTTCTCGTAGTTGATTGCCTGTACGTAGTATTTGCCAAAATCAAGTAGATCTAGAACTGTTGTATTGTTGTTCTCACAGGAAAGATTATACCTTGTTTCGCCACATGTCTTCGGATCATCGTTTAGTCGAAAGGGATAAGTTATGTGATGGATAAGGCCGCAGGAGGAGGTACATGAAGAGTTACTATCATCCTTAGCGTTACAAGTTTCACCGcaaaagcaaagaacaagaaaggcTAGAACGAAAGGCCACCAAGACAAGGTGAAGGATCTGCTTCCACTTTTTTCCATGggtagaagagagagagagagttgtttaGACAGTTGTATACATACCCATATTATAATATAGGAGTGGGGTTAAAGGAAGCACCTTCCGTGAAGTTCCAATTATTAATTAGAAAATATCTTAGGGGAAAGTCAGTGAATGATGTTTGTTTGACACAGTCGGTCAATAGCAAAGATTGACTTGTGCAATGAaatgagagggaggagagaggaggTGGCAGCGGAGTTGGGGGTGGGGGAAGCTTGAAAATTCTAATGTTATTAGTGGAGGATAATTGGGAAGCTATGACAAAAATTTCTTAGTTGGTGAACTTAACATAAAATTGGGTATCAATAAAAGTACCCTCTGAGGGCAGGGATGACAAAACCTTGAGAGGTGTgttcaattaagattttgaaggattttaaaagagttataaatttcatagaattttaTGGAATTTCAAAGACCTTTATTTAGTATTTTGGTAGTGCATTTGTAGCATTTTAGTAATTGAGAAGTGGGTTGGAGAAGAAGGTCACATCCACGAAAACAATCCAGTACTTGCAGTTGAGAAGACAATTTAAGacggataatttttttttttttaatttgtataatAGAAAAGGAAGCACCTTCCCTGAAGTTGCGTGCAGTAAGCACTCAAATTATTGATTAGCATAGAAAATATCAGAGGAAAGTCGGTCAATGGCAAAGACCGACTTGTGtaatgaaatgatgaaggaattgCTCCTCTCTTCCTTTTGCATATTGTTAATGCAGAATACTCTATAACTACtacgtatgtatatatatgtgtgcacGTTTAATTAGATTCCATGCGCATTATTATTACTATTACTAGCTCAAAAATGCCGAAATTGCTCATCGCTTCCTTTTGCATATTGTTACTGGTTTTCTTCAAACTAGTTGAAGCAAGCCAATTTACATGCTCCGAATCCATATGTAGCGATGATCAAGGCCCGGCTATCCATTTTCCATTGCACCGCAAGCATCATTGTGTTCCTGGACTTGAATGCAATCAGACAGATGAGCAGCCGATAATCCTAGGAAAATTCTTTGTCAAGCGCATAGATTACAAGCGTCAGGAAATCCAAGTGTATAGCACATACACAGATAACTGCTTGATGCTAATAAAGCCTGTAAAACTCCCAAACATTACCTTATTCAGCTTGTCAATTTTCGACATCCTTAACTTTACCTTATTCAGCTGCCCACCTCATGGAAGATCCCATGATATTCCAGTCCCCTGCCTCGGTGACCCTGGCAGCACAACTTATTCTTCAAGTTCCAAATCATTGGAAGATATCCCTGATTATCTACGGTCTTGTACAAGAATGTATGATTTATCAGTTCCAATTGGTACAGATTCCGAAAACAAATATGATGTTCTTCGTTTCAAGTGGTCCACACCAAATTGTAGAGAATGTGAAGCAGAGGGAAAGAGGTGTAGGTGGAAGAACAATGGCACCAACAGTGAAATTGAATGTGTTCACTGGAGGAAACCAAGTAAAGATAACATATATTATACTCATTGCTAGCTAGCTTTAAACATTGTCCTTTCCAATTTTATGAGGATTAATTGACTGACAGTCTCCATTTAATTTGCAATTATCTTTTACAGGCAGCACATGGAAATCACTGGTTACAGGTGGAGTCCTGGGTTCTTTGCTTCTCGTTCTACTGATGATTGCAGCATATCGAGTATACAGCGCTgatagaaaggaaaaagagagtcGATTAAGAATTGAAAGATTCTTGGAGGATTACAGAGCACTGAAACCGAGCAGGTATTTGTACGCAGATATTAAGAGGATTACAGATCAATTCAAGGACAAGTTGGGCCAAGGAGCCTACGGAACTGTCTTCAAAGGAAGGCTTTCTTCTGAATTCCTTATTGCTGTCAAAGTCCTCAACAGTTCTAAGGGAGATGGCGAAGAGTTCGTAAATGAAGTGCGAACCATGGGTCATATCCACCACGTCAACGTGGCTCGCTTGGTTGGATTTTGTGCTGATGGATTTGTACGAGCTCTTGTTTACGAGTTCTTCCCCAATGGTTCCCTGCAAGATTTCATTTCATCTGCAGATAGTAAGAATTCCTTCCTTGGTTGGGATAAGTTGCAAAATATTGCCCTCGGCATAGCCAAAGGAATTGAATATCTTCACCAAGGATGTGATCAACGAATCCTCCATTTCGATATCAAACCCCATAATGTTTTGCTAGACCAAAActtcactccaaaaatttctgaTTTTGGTTTGGCCAAGTTATGTTCCAAGGATCAAAGCTTGGTGTCTATGACTACAGCCAGGGGGACCATGGGATACATTGCACCCGAAGTGTTCTCCAGGAATTTCGGAAACGTGTCTTACAAGGCAGATGTCTATAGCTTTGGAATGCTGCTGCTCGAGATGGTAGGAGGAAGGAAGAATATTGGTTCAACCATCGAGAACACCACAAATGAAATTTACTATCCACAGTGGATTTATAATCTTCTAGAGGAAGGGGATGACCTACGAATCCATATTGGGGAAGAAGGAGATGGTAAAATTCCAAAGAAACTTGCAATTATAGGGCTATGGTGCATCCAGTGGCACCCGGTGGATCGTCCGTCCATGAAAATAGCGGTTCAGATGTTAGAAGGAGACGGAGAAAGCTTGACCATGCCGCCTAATCCCTTTGTGGCTACAGGTCCTACAACTAAAAATGGAAGCATTCCGGCAAGACGACTAGAGTTGGAACCAATTGCTGAAATAGAGTAGAAATTGTAACAACAATATATGTAATATTAACATTGAATGTGTAATCTTTCGAACCTAATTTAAGGGTGTTTGTTTCCAATTCttgttaactttttttatttttttattttgtaagcgTCGAAGGAAATCAAGTCTTGGACTTGCCCTATGCATGTGGCAACCCCTCCCAATTTTTTCTCTTCACATTCGGCCAACTTTTACTTGGAATTTTAATTAGTATAAATCttaaacaaaggaaaacaaaatgtaGTTTCTGAGGTATTGAATCATTGAAATAGACGTCGTGCTGCTgggttggaacttggaagaaaCTTCATGGATGGATGCTGGATAGAAGTAGCAAATTAACTCATTGGATTATTAAAGGTACCCGATATTCACATCAGTTGCTATAATAAAAGATTTGGAATTATGTGTATTATCCAAATGATTATCcttcttttattaaatttccaaggaaaatgaaaatgaactAAAATTGTATAAATTAATGAAGTGTCAAAAGACAATAATAAATTAATGGAAAAagactaaaattttataaattaatggAGTATCAAAAGACAATAATAAcagaaaaaatcatttttcgTTAAACAAATTAACTATTTATTTAAGAGGATGTGGATGATGGTTGATGCATCacgtgaataaaaaaaaaaccaactttgAAGAGAGACATTcattagaccaactccaatggtgggctaaaagccaaattgctccccaaaatttccccccaaacccactccaacccaaggggaaattttgggctaaatgctaaatgctaaaccaatgccaaattccctccaaaatttagcccaaaaatCAAAGTGGACTCCactcaatatttattggaatttaaatttttttagattaaaatgttcataaaattaatttacgatagtctacatatttatttattttaaaaaaaattaatttaacaaaaaaaataacctaaattcattctttaataatctcaggctaaaattttaggctcgaacggttggagcagaaaaactatttctgggctaaaagctaaatttttcgggctaaaaaatttgatttttagtccaaccattgaagatggtcttataagcaaagaaaaaagttataatgatttaggaaaaaacaagaaaaggtaATTAAATGGGACTCATTGACTTGATTAGGAAAGGGCCGGTGaatgagaatttttttaataagatcGGAATACGAGATGATATATTATGTGTTATTATGTAAATAGtgatatatatgtgttaaaaagttcatatcttaaaaagtaaaatttttcactacttatataaaaatacatgatgTACCATTCGTATTCCGATCACAATGAAGAATTTCTCATGGTAAACAATCTTGAGACATTCATTACAAGACAATAAAAAAGTTATAACAATTTACCAAAAAGCAAGAAAACCTCATTAAGTGGGATTCATTAAAATACTTGATTAAGAAAAAAGTGATGCTATCTACATACTTTATTCAATTTGCAATTGACCGACATAATGAActcaaagaaaatcaaataacaaaattttacaAATGATGCATGAGAAGTAAAAACGAATGTGTAAATAGTACAaccaaataatattattatgttTACTTTCAAGTTTTTAAGGAAATGAGAGTGCTAGTTTGCAATTGGATAAAGAGATAaaatttttagaagaaaaactaTATTCTTGTGTTTGTTTTCAAGTATTTCCAGAAATGAGAGTGGAAATTCGAATTGGAATTAGGAATGAAAGTTCCACTTGACTATGACCAGTAATCTAGTATTTGGTTGGGAGCTAGTGGCTAGAGCACCCTCCGTGCAGCtgaagttttgaaaaatatCTAAGAGGAAAAGTCATGCGAAGTTAAAGTCAGGCCCATAATGTTGGACAATCGGTCTATGACAGGATTGACTTATGTGATAATTGAGATTGATGTACACGTAACACGGTAACAGGCCCACGATGCCAAACAGTCGGTCAATGGCAGGATTGACTAATGTAATAattgagattgatgtaaatGTGACAGGGgagacaaggattgtctgcccttctaCTTTCGGTGCCTTcatgttttgtgtggtcacggttaagccacgctaatattttatattacttttttataaagagaataagacaaaaataaatagtaatataaaatgttgatataGTTTAATCGTAACCACACAAACATAAAAGCACGAAAAGACACCGGAagtaggagggcagacaatccttgtctgtAACAGGTGCCGGTCACGATCATAgttaataatacaaaactatgTGAATAAAGACTTACACACTACAATCCTTCGTTATGGAAAGAAATCATTTTTCATTCTAATCCATCAAATCAGGAAATTcatacttttgaaatttgatccaatggtttAAGTTATtaagatttttaaaataaatccttatttttaaccgttggatcaaatgtTAACGACATAAATTTCCTGATTATGCGGAAAGGATCCGAAAATGATTTCTCTTCCCTtcattagaaagaaaaagacatCAACCTGTTCCGGatttcatgtgaattaaaattaattattcttcttttattaaatttccaAGAAAAATGTAAATGGAGTAAAATTGTATAAATTAATGGAGTATCAAAAGACAATAATAAcagaaaaaatcatttttcgTTAAATAAATTAACTATTTATTTAAGAGGATGTGGATGCATCACGTGAATACAAGAAGCCAACTTTGGAGAGAGACATTCATTAGaagcaaagaaaaaagttatAATGATTTAGGAAAGGGTCATTAAATGGGAGTCATTGACATGATTTGAAAATGGGTGGTGAACAATAAACTTTTTAGTGCGATCGGAATACAGGATGATACACCATATATTATTATGCAAATAgtaagatatgtgtgttaaaaagttaatatcttaaaaaataaaatttcccaccatttatataaaaacaaatgatgtATCATTCGTGTTCCGatcataatgaaaaatttctcgtgaTGAACCACCTTGAGACATTCATTACAAGCCAATAAAAATGCTACAACAATTTACGAAAAAGTAAGAAAACCTCATTAAGTAGGACTCATTAAAAGACTTGATTAAAAGAATAGTGGTGCTATCTACATACCTCATTCAATTTTCAATCATCCGATATaatgaactaaaaaaaatcaaaaaacaaaaattaacaaaagatgCCTAGGAGGTAAAAGAAAGTGTGTAAATAACACAAGAAAGAAACATGGTAGGTCTTCCAATCGATGTGAATCAATAATCTAATATTTGGTTGGGAGCTAGTGGCCAGAGCACCCTCCGCGCAGCTGCAGTATTGAAAAATATCTGGGAGGAAAAGTCATGCTAAGTTATAGCTAGGCCCATGATGCCGGACAGTCGGTCAATGGCATGACTGATTTATGTTATAATTGATATTGATGTACATGTAACAGGCCCATGATGCCGATCAGTCGATTAATGGCAGGACTGACTTATGTAATAATTGAGATTGATGTACATGTAACGGGTGCCCGTCACAATCGCAGTTAATAATACAATGATATGTAATAAAGACTTACACACGACAATACATTATTCATCTTTCGTTACAAAGAAAAACACATCATCCTGTTCCGGatttcatgtgaattaaaattagttcaaaatacataaaattgcTCCTCTCTTCCTTCCTCTTGCATAtttttacttgttttctttagaaaaaattatagcaatagttctttaattttaattcaattagagTAATGATCTATTAACCAAAAATTTTATGATCATTAACCCCTTAACTTACCAAAATGTGCAACTATGATTCTTTTTGTCAACTCCATCagaattttgttaaaaagacTCATATTGGAAGAACCGTTGATACAATTAGATTGAAGTTGAGAGACGTTGCTCTAATTGGcttaaagttgaaggaccatttcactaattgggttaaagttgaggcaCTATTCCTAcgatttttttcatttggttttctatatttgcCTATTGATTCAGTCTCACGTGTGTGTGGCACGTGACTTATTTTGACGGAAGTTTTAACGGAGTTAACGAAAAGAACTACAGTTACactttttgacgaaattaagggaccaatgatcatgaatttttagttgatgaacTATTACTTAAACTAAGTTAAAGTTGACAGATCGTTACTACAATTTTCAGTTGAGGAAAgcaagtataacatatataattattgctGGTTTTAAGCAATTATCATGAGGATATTAATGACAGTCAAATTTTGCATCTTATGTGAAATCCCGTTCTcggatttcactgttataatctacgtatttgtattattgagattttatattatttttcgagaatttatattagtttatttgaaattagatttcaattaaaCTAGGTACGAAAggtgaagtttgaaaaattattatttactcgTTGACCTTTTGATTTCACAAGTAACGTTTTCGAATAGCCTTGAAGCCACGAACGCATAGGcaaaagccgtttgcgagtccgaatTATGACGGTATAGTTACAGACATTTGAAGTTCTGAAACTTTAGGTtgtgaaaattatttaatttccacCAGAGGGTAAAAGGTCCAAATATATATTTGGGAAGTTGAAATAATTTAGGAAAAAGCATGAAAACCTCATTAAGCGGGACTCATTGACACGATACTTAATAGGCGAGGGTGGTGCTATAGCCTTCTCAATTTTCGGCTTTCGGatgaaataatttgaaaaaaatcaaatgacataaataaaGTAATTAGAAGTATAGAGGTAAAGGTGGTGCTATAGCCTTCTCAATTTTCGGCTTCTAgattaaataatttgaaaaaaattaaatgacataaataaattaataagaagtgtagaggtaaaaataagtgtgtggataacaccacccaagtaatatttttgtgtttactttcAAATCTTTAGAGGAATGAGAGTGCAAGTTCGTAAAGCGAATAAGGGATGAAATTTTTAGGAGAAAAGTTATACTCGTGTGTTTACTTTTTAAGTCTTTAGGGGAATGACAGCGCAAGTTCGTAATTGGAATAAGAGATGAAAATTTTAGGACAAAAGTCATATTATTGTGTTTACTTTCCAAGTCTTTTGGGGGAATGAGAGTGCACGTTCACAATTGGAATAAGGGAAGAAATTTTTAGGTGAAAAGTCATATTCTTGTGTTTACTTTCAAGTCTTTAGAGAATGAGAGTGCAAGTTCTCGGAATAAGGGAGGAGATTTTTAAGTGAAAAGTCATATTCCTGGGTTTACTTTCAACCAGTCTCTAGGGTAATCAGAGTGCAAGTACGTATTGGAATAAGAGATTAAAATTTTGGAGATAAATCATATTCTTGTGTTTACTTTCAGGTCTGTAAAAGAATGAGATTGCAAGTTTGCAATAGCAATACGAGATGAaatttttaagtcattttcttGTATTTACTTTCAAGTTTTTAGGGGAATGAGTGTACAAGTTTGCAAATGGAATAAGGGATGAAATTTTTAGGAGAAAAGCTTATTCTTGTGTTTACTTTGAAGTCGTCAAgggaatgggagtgcaagttcCCAGTTGAAATAAGGGATGAAATTTTTAAGAGAAAAGTCATATTCTTGTGTTTACTTTTAAATCTTGGGAGAAATAAGAATGCAAGTTCGTAATTAGAACAAGGAATGAAAATTCTACATAACTATgacaattaaagaaagaagtcaaCTTTCTACGTGGTAGGACCTCCAATTGATGTTAATTAGTAATCTAATCATTGCCGTGAGCTAGAGGCTAGAGCACCCTCCGTGAAGCTGCAATATTGAAAAATATCCAAGAGGAAATGTCATGCTAAGTTAAAGCCAAGCCCATGATGTCGGGCAGTCGGTCAATGGTAGGAGCAGGACTGACTTGTGTAATAAAAAAAGATTGACTTACATGTAACGGTGCAATGTTACGATGATAGCTAATGATATGTTACTTGGATAAAGACTTACACAGAACATTACATTattgatcctttttttttttttttttttttgggggggggggggggggggggggaactTACATTATTGATCCTTAATTGCAAAGGAAAACACTTCATCCTGTCCCGGATTTCATGTGAATTAGAATAAAAGTCCAGAAATGCAGAAAGTTGCTCCTCCGGATTTAACCAATTATCATGAGAATATTAGTGACTGTACTCTGATATTGCATCTTACAGGCAAGGCAACATATATATGCAAAAGATTGGCTACAGGCTGGgttctttgtttcttgttctactGGCAACTGCAGCATATCCTAAGTTGGTCAACTTGGGATATGGCGCTcatggaaaaggaaaaggagaacGAATTAAGAATTGAAAGATTCTTGGAAGATTACAAAGCACTCAACCCATCAGGTAAAGAGATCACAAATCAATTCAAGGTATTGGTGTCAAAACTCGAATAAAGCCCGACTAGGTTCAACACATGGTTTGCTCTGGGTGTTGCTTTCCGTCTCGTTGCCACTGGATGGctcaagagaaagagaaaatagGCGTGACACTAGACAGTTGGTGTTTATTTAGTAATGAGGTTGGTTTGCGCTTAAATCTAACTTAACCAAAACGAAGATACACCTATTGAGATTTTGGTTCGATTAAGTTTTTTCTTA is a window from the Pyrus communis chromosome 16, drPyrComm1.1, whole genome shotgun sequence genome containing:
- the LOC137720420 gene encoding rust resistance kinase Lr10-like; amino-acid sequence: MRIIITITSSKMPKLLIASFCILLLVFFKLVEASQFTCSESICSDDQGPAIHFPLHRKHHCVPGLECNQTDEQPIILGKFFVKRIDYKRQEIQVYSTYTDNCLMLIKPVKLPNITLFSLSIFDILNFTLFSCPPHGRSHDIPVPCLGDPGSTTYSSSSKSLEDIPDYLRSCTRMYDLSVPIGTDSENKYDVLRFKWSTPNCRECEAEGKRCRWKNNGTNSEIECVHWRKPSSTWKSLVTGGVLGSLLLVLLMIAAYRVYSADRKEKESRLRIERFLEDYRALKPSRYLYADIKRITDQFKDKLGQGAYGTVFKGRLSSEFLIAVKVLNSSKGDGEEFVNEVRTMGHIHHVNVARLVGFCADGFVRALVYEFFPNGSLQDFISSADSKNSFLGWDKLQNIALGIAKGIEYLHQGCDQRILHFDIKPHNVLLDQNFTPKISDFGLAKLCSKDQSLVSMTTARGTMGYIAPEVFSRNFGNVSYKADVYSFGMLLLEMVGGRKNIGSTIENTTNEIYYPQWIYNLLEEGDDLRIHIGEEGDGKIPKKLAIIGLWCIQWHPVDRPSMKIAVQMLEGDGESLTMPPNPFVATGPTTKNGSIPARRLELEPIAEIE